A part of Daphnia pulex isolate KAP4 chromosome 6, ASM2113471v1 genomic DNA contains:
- the LOC124195958 gene encoding actin-related protein 8-like, with amino-acid sequence MSSNTTGNMRSISQSNASVPEQNKGTVETLAQSSHAVSDTQDEFKVMGSALTTKKLVIIHPGSKHLRIGRASDVNPHTILHAIARPRRKNGPLHRDPVLIPTVVLSKENKVLVDETYQSMRGTLQSCLRSDGTPRPATSVQQVATSNKQCTPIQGSISKLQLVTKSEVEDYIIGDQVLYAHPMDQFNVHFPFRHGDLNIHSGVGGSLSSVLADLETIWGHCIVNLLEIPKSELKHYRAVLVIPDIYNRLFLKELVSLLLTHLGFGGCFLLQDHVAATFGAGLGAACVVDLGDQKTSVSCVEDALSQRATRIRLDYGGSDITQSFHYLLQRAGFPYKECQPQHPLDGALLTRIKEGYCHLNLDFCGLRDVNFVVERPGVSTLRYHVKVGDELLLAPLGLFNTEVFALTGQDKRGQGQANASGDPEDPHDANYLRETSRRAHKEALENQSASAASMDTAENSTNTGGQGEEDLVVDSLAADAAPDDQPQQQLLYSLDQAILHSIERCSSDEMKRRMYSCILLVGGGAKFEGLSTWLHNRLLLQIPFQFRPEQTEIIVGPKEMDPSMVAWKGAAIMSCLESAQELWIRPAEWKKIGVRLLRERAPFYW; translated from the exons ATGTCTAGCAATACGACTGGCAATATGAGAAGTATTAGTCAATCGAATGCTAGTGTTCCAGAACAAAACAAAGGCACTGTGGAAACCCTTG CTCAATCTTCACATGCCGTGAGTGACACACAAGATGAGTTTAAAGTGATGGGAAGCGCATtaaccacaaaaaaattggTCATAATTCATCCTGGCTCAAAACATCTTCGGATTGGCCGTGCATCTGATGTTAATCCACACACAATCCTGCATGCAATTGCTAGACCTAGACGAAAAAATGGACCATTACACAGAGATCCTGTACTGATTCCAACTGTAGTATTG tctaaagaaaataaagtacTAGTCGATGAAACATACCAGTCAATGAGGGGAACTTTGCAATCCTGTTTAAGGTCAGATGGTACTCCTCGTCCTGCTACTTCAGTCCAACAAGTAGCAACATCAAACAAACAATGTACTCCCATCCAAGGTTCAATATCAAAGTTACAACTTGTAACTAAATCAGAAGTTGAAGATTACATTATTGGAGATCAG GTATTGTATGCTCATCCTATGGATCAATTTAATGTTCACTTCCCTTTTCGACATGGAGATTTGAATATTCATTCTGGTGTGGGTGGATCCTTGAGCTCTGTTCTTGCAGATTTGGAAACTATTTGGGGTCACTGCATTGTAAATTTATTGGAAATCCCAAAATCTGAATTGAAG CACTACAGGGCTGTGCTAGTCATTCCAGATATTTACAATCGACTTTTCCTTAAAGAACTGGTCAGTTTGTTACTTACTCACCTTGGATTTGGAGGTTGTTTTCTCTTACAAGATCATGTAGCAGCAACATTCGGAGCAGGACTTGGAGCGGCTTGTGTTGTTGATTTGGGCGATCAGAAAACATCCGTTTCGTGTGTCGAAGATGCATTGTCTCAAAGAGCAACTCga ATTCGCTTAGATTATGGAGGGTCCGACATCACACAATCATTTCACTATTTATTACAACGTGCTGGCTTCCCGTATAAAGAATGCCAACCTCAACATCCGTTAGACGGTGCCCTATTAACAAGAATTAAAGAAGGATATTGTCATCTGAATCTC GATTTCTGTGGTCTAAGAGACGTTAACTTTGTGGTTGAAAGACCAGGAGTCTCAACTCTTCGCTATCATGTCAAA GTCGGCGACGAACTTTTGTTAGCTCCTTTGGGACTTTTTAACACGGAAGTGTTTGCACTAACTGGACAAGACAAACGTGGACAAGGGCAGGCAAATGCTTCTGGTGATCCTGAAGATCCTCACGATGCAAACTATTTACGAGAAACAAGT AGGAGAGCTCATAAGGAGGCGCTGGAAAATCAAAGTGCTTCAGCAGCTTCAATGGACACAGCTGAGAACTCTACGAATACTGGCGGTCAGGGAGAGGAAGATCTAGTAGTGGACAGTTTAGCCGCAGATGCAGCCCCAGATGATCAACCTCAGCAACAACTTCTGTACAGTTTGGACCAAGCCATTCTTCATTCAATTGAGCGTTGCT CCTCCGATGAAATGAAACGTCGAATGTATTCATGCATTCTTCTCGTTGGAGGTGGGGCCAAGTTTGAAGGATTGTCGACATGGTTGCACAATCGGTTGTTATTGCAAATCCCGTTCCAGTTTCGACCGGAGCAAACAGAAATTATAGTTGGACCGAAAGAAATGGATCCTTCTATGGTAGCGTGGAAAGGTGCAGCTATCATGTCTTGCTTGGAATCTGCGCAAGAGTTGTGGATTCGACCCGCTGAATGGAAAAAGATTGGCGTCAGACTTTTAAGAGAAAGGGCCCCATTCTATTGGTAG
- the LOC124195957 gene encoding uncharacterized protein LOC124195957, with the protein MSENCSILLLPSEILVLLVDFLPGKDIISFSLTCRRFSDVCRNFLRLLRLESCWKTGIVIEDFKTHLSFCIDPILLTECRLDNCFWLPAILLQNFIKKCANIEVLKISETKLSCANLAHIFGKCKKISDLSLTLSTGDLKLTGSKLASNAILRSCLKDCCDNLKNLLKLELVMFCSSLKEMTIFLSICDNLKELVLIPVKDQNSNVHCQANELYSKIEGNFILDSLIVVNPEEDRGLYRFSRQPPHHRYQDYIVFKIDMSNLKNHWNDASPCPVVNDKFSALTFKHLKIPKGMFEVWWTERNLPNRAMVWVDDELVADGWYVNDPLENIDLNHIRSVREPRPIFIQKGLKAPQAKMISCFYSNEGFSDFCQNHPHLKVLKLQAPPVHDEWGYALCGVKNQVVGEEWNSNSWENLSELEVLSIEPSLLIIEQKPAQRPVKKRRFGEPNTSKAAELNPHKELHLLETVIKSCSRIKELEIGTFNDVIDERIGRIDGEDLSNISQCKLLKKLTLANFNITDGVFLEEIFKECIHLESLRLKNLGSRLLCCFTKNLCAALPNARKLNTLSIFQRNMVPLAKLLDSIEQCPALIRLGLVVPSDEAPFKWTSEVLTHRMVTLCVKLQYLVAFFCVVNIPKSHKAKVLKQILQVVTPKRPSFSVDIQASHQLSLEYESSTLPFLHREILVHCNSRVCVVPYDYKSSLL; encoded by the exons ATGAGCGAAAATTGTAGTATTTTGCTTTTGCCTTCAGAAATTTTGGTCCTCCTCGTGGATTTTCTACCAGGGAAAGATATTataagtttttctttgacttgtAGGCGATTTTCCGATGTCTGTCGTAATTTCCTCAG GTTACTCCGATTGGAAAGTTGCTGGAAGACTGGAATTGTAATAGAAGATTTCAAAACGCATTTGTCCTTTTGCATCGATCCAATCTTATTAACAGAATGTAGATTGGACAATTGCTTTTGGCTTCCTGCCATATTACTGCAAAACTTTATCAAAAAGTGTGCAAATATTGAAGTACTGAAAATATCTGAAACAAAACTGAGCTGTGCAAATTTAGCGCACATTTTTGGGAAATGTAAGAAAATTTCTGATCTTTCACTGACTTTATCTACTGGTGACCTGAAGTTAACTGGCTCGAAACTTGCTTCTAATGCAATTCTACGATCTTGTCTGAAAGATTGTTGtgataatttgaaaaatcttttaaaattggaattagTTATGTTTTGTTCATCTCTGAaagaaatgacaatttttttaag TATCTGTGATAACTTAAAGGAGCTTGTTTTGATACCTGTAAAAGATCAAAACTCAAATGTTCATTGTCAGGCAAATGAGCTATATAGTAAAATAGAAGGGAATTTCATCCTGGATTCTTTGATAGTAGTCAACCCGGAAGAAGACCGCGGTTTATATCGTTTCTCGAGACAACCTCCACACCACAGATATCAAGATTATATCGTTTTCAAGATAGATAtgtcgaatttaaaaaatcactgGAACGACGCTTCTCCGTGTCCTGTTGTTAACGACAAATTTTCCGCCTTGACgttcaaacatttaaaaattccgAAGGGAATGTTTGAAGTTTGGTGGACTGAAAGAAATTTACCTAATCGCGCAATGGTTTGGGTAGATGATGAGTTAGTGGCTGATGGCTGGTATGTGAATGATCCCCTAGAAAACATTGATTTAAATCACATTAGAAGCGTGCGAGAACCTCGTCCCATATTTATCCAAAAAGGTTTGAAGGCCCCTCAAGCTAAAATGATCTCCTGCTTTTATTCTAACGAA ggATTCTCggatttttgtcaaaatcatCCTCATCTGAAGGTATTAAAATTGCAAGCACCACCTGTACACGATGAATGGGGTTATGCTCTCTGCGGAGTCAAGAATCAAGTCGTAGGTGAAGAATGGAACTCCAACTCCTGGGAAAATTTATCTGAACTCGAAGTGCTATCCATCGAGCCATCTCTATTGATTATTG AACAAAAGCCAGCACAAAGACCGGTGAAAAAGCGCAGGTTTGGTGAACCTAATACATCTAAAGCTGCCGAGTTGAATCCGCACAAAGAATTGCATTTACTTGAAACAGTTATCAAGAGCTGTTCTAGAATCAAAGAGTTGGAAATTGGTACATTCAACGATGTAATAGATGAAAGAATTGGCCGTATTGATGGGGAAGATTTGTCCAACATATCGCAATGCAAATTGCTTAAGAAATTGACCCTTGCCAACTTTAACATCACTGATGGCGTATTTTTGGAAGAG ATTTTCAAAGAATGCATTCACCTTGAAAGCTTAAGGTTAAAGAATCTTGGATCACGACTTTTATGTTGCTTCACGAAAAACCTGTGCGCTGCTCTTCCCAACGCAAGAAAACTGAACACATTAAG CATTTTTCAGCGCAACATGGTACCATTGGCAAAATTATTGGACTCTATTGAGCAATGCCCTGCTCTCATTCGTTTGGGATTAGTTGTACCTTCGGATGAGGCTCCTTTCAAATGGACTTCAGAAGTCCTTACTCATCGCATGGTTACGCTTTGTGTAAAGCTACAGTATCTAGTCGCTTTCTTTTGTGTCGTCAATATTCCCAAATCTCACAAGGCTAAGGTGTTAAAACAGATTTTGCAGGTCGTGACTCCAAAACGACCTAGTTTTTCAGTTGATATCCAAGCATCTCATCAATTGAGTTTGGAATATGAATCGAGTACGTTGCCTTTCCTCCACCGTGAAATTTTAGTTCATTGTAACAGCCGAGTTTGTGTGGTACCATACGACTACAAGTCATCCTTACTCTAa